The following are from one region of the Paenibacillus sp. JZ16 genome:
- a CDS encoding IDEAL domain-containing protein — MDKMKVTYEVMLGLAAEMVWDEALRKHRSEELYKEIDEALASGDEVAFRNLTDELRTLN, encoded by the coding sequence ATGGATAAGATGAAGGTTACTTACGAGGTTATGTTAGGTCTGGCGGCCGAAATGGTGTGGGACGAAGCATTGCGCAAGCATCGGAGTGAAGAGCTGTATAAAGAAATTGACGAAGCGCTGGCTTCCGGCGACGAAGTGGCTTTCCGAAACCTGACGGATGAACTGAGGACTTTGAATTGA
- the mgsA gene encoding methylglyoxal synthase codes for MNIAFIAHDRKKEEMVNFVIAYENVFEDHNLYSTGTTGTRIMEQTKLSIHRFASGPLGGDQQIGALVADNEMDLIIFLRDPLMAQPHEPDINALLRLCDVQGIPLATNVATAEILVKALDRGDFAWRELVHKYKPGVDS; via the coding sequence ATGAATATTGCATTTATCGCTCATGACCGTAAAAAAGAGGAAATGGTCAATTTTGTTATCGCGTATGAAAATGTATTCGAAGATCATAATCTTTACTCAACGGGAACGACGGGAACCCGTATTATGGAGCAAACCAAGCTTAGCATTCACCGTTTTGCTTCAGGGCCGCTTGGCGGCGACCAGCAGATTGGCGCACTCGTTGCGGACAATGAGATGGATCTGATCATTTTTTTGCGGGATCCTTTGATGGCACAGCCTCATGAACCGGACATTAACGCACTGCTTCGTTTGTGCGACGTGCAGGGAATTCCGCTTGCTACCAATGTGGCAACGGCCGAGATTCTTGTTAAAGCGCTGGACCGTGGCGATTTTGCATGGCGGGAACTCGTTCATAAATACAAACCGGGTGTGGATAGCTAA
- a CDS encoding DUF1405 domain-containing protein — MSISYFWSREFLSKRSILWLLLICNILGTIYGYIWYGGQMVDTVDHGLLWQVIFVPDSPTASLFFSLALLLLLYPPRGLGGSLFQQFIEALAVVTSVKYGIWAVAIIFAGQAQGDVLAWQDWMLVASHTAMAVEALLFVRLFHYRWTALTGAIAWTLLNDTVDYTYGVFPWLPGQLYDDLSAVELFTYLLTLFSGFAGWIFMKYGNSKHR, encoded by the coding sequence TTGTCGATTTCGTATTTTTGGAGCCGGGAATTTCTAAGCAAGCGATCGATTCTCTGGTTGCTGCTCATATGCAACATCCTTGGAACGATTTATGGATACATATGGTATGGTGGTCAAATGGTCGATACCGTGGATCATGGCTTGCTATGGCAGGTCATATTCGTACCGGACAGCCCGACGGCCAGTTTATTCTTCAGTTTAGCGCTTCTGCTGCTCCTTTACCCGCCTCGGGGGCTTGGGGGCTCTTTGTTTCAGCAATTCATTGAGGCGCTGGCGGTCGTTACTTCGGTAAAGTATGGAATATGGGCTGTTGCTATCATATTTGCCGGACAAGCCCAAGGGGATGTGCTGGCATGGCAGGATTGGATGCTCGTTGCTTCACATACGGCGATGGCGGTGGAAGCGTTATTGTTCGTACGATTGTTTCATTATCGCTGGACAGCGCTCACCGGGGCCATTGCATGGACACTGTTGAATGACACCGTAGATTATACGTACGGCGTATTTCCTTGGCTGCCGGGTCAATTATATGATGACCTTTCAGCAGTCGAGTTGTTCACCTATCTTTTGACTCTCTTCAGCGGTTTTGCCGGCTGGATCTTCATGAAATACGGGAATTCCAAACACCGTTAG
- a CDS encoding menaquinol-cytochrome c reductase cytochrome b/c subunit, which yields MAHGHKSDEKVVYVGDSRVKKGSGWVTPPDYTAYPGKSEAFIPNFLLKEWMVGVVVLVGFLVLTISEPAPLGYPADPGASVIPMPDWYFLFLYEYLKLPYASGDYVVLGTIGVSGVAFGALLLVPFLDTGKERRFYKRPITSALMILSLFAVIYLTNAAWTHYVHELEATGQKPEHIQREEEAHEKRAAGLPTSNAKQPEDSIVAIVDKDNPAMETFKTATCISCHAADLKGASGPSLRGVGDTHTKEEIMAIIENGQGGMPAMKDIALGAGVTEEQLDQLADWLASQKAEAAAE from the coding sequence ATGGCACATGGTCATAAATCTGATGAGAAAGTAGTTTATGTCGGCGATTCACGTGTGAAAAAAGGCAGCGGTTGGGTTACGCCGCCGGATTACACCGCTTATCCCGGCAAATCAGAAGCGTTCATTCCTAACTTCTTGTTGAAGGAATGGATGGTTGGTGTAGTTGTACTGGTCGGTTTCCTTGTGCTGACCATCTCGGAGCCGGCTCCGCTCGGTTATCCGGCGGATCCGGGAGCTTCAGTAATCCCGATGCCGGACTGGTACTTCCTGTTCCTGTATGAATACCTGAAGCTTCCATACGCTTCCGGTGATTATGTAGTACTGGGTACGATTGGTGTTTCGGGTGTTGCCTTCGGCGCATTGCTCCTTGTTCCTTTCCTTGATACGGGGAAAGAGCGGCGGTTCTACAAGCGGCCTATTACTTCGGCCCTTATGATTCTGTCGTTATTTGCAGTCATCTATCTGACGAACGCAGCCTGGACGCACTATGTGCATGAGCTGGAAGCTACTGGACAGAAGCCTGAGCATATTCAGCGTGAAGAAGAAGCTCACGAGAAACGTGCAGCCGGTCTTCCGACCTCAAATGCGAAGCAGCCAGAAGACAGCATTGTAGCGATCGTTGATAAGGATAATCCCGCGATGGAAACCTTTAAGACAGCTACCTGTATCTCTTGTCATGCTGCAGATTTGAAAGGGGCATCCGGTCCGTCGCTTCGCGGTGTCGGGGATACCCACACAAAAGAAGAGATCATGGCTATTATTGAAAATGGCCAAGGCGGCATGCCGGCTATGAAAGACATAGCTCTTGGTGCTGGAGTAACCGAAGAACAACTCGATCAGCTGGCTGATTGGCTTGCAAGCCAAAAGGCAGAAGCAGCTGCAGAGTAA
- a CDS encoding YitT family protein has protein sequence MKTSKLLHQLQTIIPIIAGSAIYAFGLMYFIIPNELMEGGVTGITVLLNYAFNISPSISTMALNIPLFLVGMKILGKRQSVYTGLGIASLTLFLWLFEALIDRGYVVPFHTEQDYILAALYAGVTLGAGLGIVFRFGGTTGGSDIIARIINRKFGFSMGQIILSLDILIIGLSLFFIPLERILYTLVAVFIASKVIDFIQEGAYAAKAFTIISDQAPELAHRISTEMDRGVTLIPAIGAYSKQAKHMVYCVVSRQEIRRLTGIAKSLDPRAFIIINDVNDVHGEGFKEE, from the coding sequence ATGAAAACGTCCAAATTGCTCCATCAGCTTCAAACGATCATTCCGATCATCGCCGGCTCCGCCATTTACGCATTCGGCCTTATGTATTTCATCATTCCGAATGAGCTCATGGAGGGGGGCGTCACCGGCATTACCGTACTGCTTAACTATGCCTTTAACATATCGCCGTCCATCTCAACCATGGCGCTCAATATCCCGTTATTCTTGGTCGGCATGAAAATTCTCGGTAAACGCCAGTCTGTTTACACAGGTCTCGGCATTGCCTCATTAACCCTGTTTCTGTGGCTGTTTGAAGCGTTGATCGACCGCGGTTATGTTGTGCCGTTTCACACCGAACAGGATTATATTCTTGCTGCGCTCTACGCAGGTGTCACATTGGGGGCTGGGCTTGGCATTGTGTTCCGGTTTGGCGGTACGACGGGCGGTTCAGACATTATTGCCAGAATTATTAACCGGAAATTCGGCTTCAGCATGGGCCAAATTATTCTATCCCTGGATATCTTGATCATCGGGCTATCCTTATTCTTTATCCCGCTCGAGCGGATATTGTATACCCTCGTCGCCGTATTCATCGCTTCCAAGGTCATCGATTTCATTCAGGAAGGCGCTTATGCCGCCAAAGCCTTCACCATCATCAGCGATCAGGCGCCCGAACTTGCCCATCGCATATCAACCGAGATGGATCGTGGGGTTACGCTAATCCCCGCCATCGGCGCCTACTCCAAGCAAGCCAAGCATATGGTATACTGCGTCGTATCCCGGCAGGAAATTCGCCGCTTAACGGGAATCGCCAAATCGTTAGACCCTCGGGCATTTATTATCATTAATGATGTCAATGATGTGCATGGCGAAGGATTTAAAGAGGAATAG
- a CDS encoding sporulation protein YpjB, producing MFRTFPKLLLCLSALLMLVTVSMGDSVWATPANEQSETSPAASIQAKALNKEVEQLYRHVEEGNVQAVLEDIRRVSGLFEASSFQGLTGVEGIHVLAESILEMKEATARATQEPQHWMVSAGKLRMATDSLIHVKDALWLQYYKVIREDLRVMGEYAAQQDQAGMRRAYASLSEHYELIRPSVVIQRKPEDVNMMESWISYAGGLVSSGDTAQVQKVVSQGEEMINTLFGKKKDEPALAPLGEVKEPWTWQLVIGAFILAALTFAGYRKYRGQQYSSKPMFPRKM from the coding sequence ATGTTTCGAACCTTTCCGAAGCTCCTGCTGTGTCTGTCTGCACTGCTTATGCTGGTTACCGTCAGCATGGGTGATTCTGTATGGGCTACCCCGGCAAATGAACAGTCGGAGACTTCGCCCGCCGCATCCATACAGGCCAAGGCGCTGAACAAGGAAGTAGAGCAGCTATACCGTCATGTGGAGGAAGGCAATGTACAAGCCGTGCTGGAGGATATTCGCCGGGTATCCGGGTTGTTTGAGGCTTCGTCATTTCAGGGGTTGACCGGTGTAGAAGGTATTCATGTTTTGGCTGAGAGTATTTTGGAGATGAAAGAAGCCACGGCACGGGCTACGCAGGAGCCGCAGCACTGGATGGTGTCCGCAGGTAAACTCCGTATGGCAACCGATAGCCTGATCCATGTCAAAGATGCGTTATGGCTGCAATATTACAAGGTCATACGTGAAGACCTGAGGGTCATGGGGGAATATGCTGCTCAGCAGGATCAGGCTGGCATGAGACGAGCGTATGCCAGCCTCAGTGAACATTATGAACTCATCCGTCCTTCCGTTGTCATACAGCGAAAGCCTGAGGATGTCAACATGATGGAGTCCTGGATATCCTATGCAGGGGGTCTGGTGTCATCGGGGGACACGGCACAGGTGCAAAAAGTGGTTTCGCAGGGCGAGGAAATGATCAACACGTTGTTTGGCAAGAAAAAGGATGAACCTGCCCTAGCTCCGCTGGGAGAGGTCAAGGAGCCATGGACCTGGCAGCTGGTCATCGGCGCTTTCATTTTGGCGGCATTAACGTTTGCGGGATACCGCAAATACCGTGGTCAGCAGTATAGCTCAAAACCGATGTTCCCTCGCAAAATGTAG
- a CDS encoding DUF2487 family protein, with protein sequence MKFSEVDEQTWPELKPFFDTCLIPFTGLSGMETPWEVTAALERLRDFMDLAEIPFKGRLVTYPAVQYGNTEDIKLLNEVCHNVKSSGFKFVVIMTADVELSKEDVPDSTLVLSRRRLEGSEGIPLSAIVAGQISEMWQQES encoded by the coding sequence ATGAAATTTAGTGAAGTGGACGAGCAGACTTGGCCGGAACTTAAACCTTTTTTTGATACCTGCCTGATTCCGTTTACCGGATTATCGGGTATGGAAACGCCGTGGGAGGTGACAGCTGCGCTTGAACGGCTGCGGGATTTTATGGATTTGGCTGAAATTCCGTTTAAGGGAAGATTGGTTACATATCCTGCTGTACAATATGGAAATACTGAAGATATAAAGCTTCTAAATGAAGTTTGTCACAATGTCAAATCCAGCGGGTTTAAATTTGTTGTTATTATGACTGCGGATGTTGAGCTCTCCAAAGAGGATGTGCCTGATAGCACGCTGGTCCTGTCCCGGCGCAGGTTGGAAGGCAGCGAAGGCATCCCACTGTCAGCCATCGTTGCCGGGCAAATCAGTGAAATGTGGCAGCAGGAAAGCTGA
- a CDS encoding ubiquinol-cytochrome c reductase iron-sulfur subunit: MSSNHNDEHEESHNPPRQKEMSRRQFLTYTLGGATAYMAAGVVLPMLRFAVDPILQNKEEGSFVKVAEESKITNDPQEFHFELKQQDGWYNSTATLTAWIRKNDQGEIVALSPICKHLGCLVGWNNNKNFPDEYHCPCHGARYTPDGKNLAVAPKPLDQYETKIENGWIYLGAIVPNTVVK, from the coding sequence ATGAGCAGCAACCACAATGACGAGCATGAAGAATCGCACAATCCACCCCGACAGAAAGAGATGTCCCGCAGACAATTTCTTACATACACGTTGGGCGGTGCCACAGCTTATATGGCTGCTGGAGTAGTTTTGCCAATGCTTCGCTTTGCTGTTGATCCGATTCTTCAAAATAAAGAAGAAGGGTCTTTTGTAAAGGTCGCGGAAGAGAGCAAAATTACCAACGATCCACAGGAATTCCATTTCGAGCTCAAACAGCAGGACGGCTGGTACAACAGTACAGCTACTTTGACGGCGTGGATTCGTAAGAACGATCAGGGTGAAATTGTAGCGCTTTCACCGATCTGTAAGCATTTGGGATGCCTTGTTGGATGGAATAACAACAAAAATTTCCCTGATGAATACCACTGCCCTTGCCACGGTGCGCGTTATACACCGGACGGTAAGAACCTGGCAGTAGCGCCGAAGCCGCTTGACCAGTACGAGACGAAAATCGAGAACGGCTGGATTTACCTCGGCGCCATCGTGCCAAATACCGTAGTTAAATAG
- the dapB gene encoding 4-hydroxy-tetrahydrodipicolinate reductase, with protein MANKWTVAVVGAGGRMGKEVVKLVLGDDELELVAAVGRSDAGADAGTLVGLPACGITVTSDLEMALVESKPDVMVDFTAPQFAYINTALAIKHGVRPIMGTTGFTPEQIEELDKLCVEQNIGGLIAPNFSIGAILMMKFAAAAAKYLPHVEIIETHGDQKLDAPSGTSIKTAEMIAANREEIRQGNPKEEEVIEGARGGYYNGFRIHSVRLPGVFAQQEVIFGGYGQSLKIRHDSYERAAYMPGVKMAIEKVMGYTGLVYGFDHFID; from the coding sequence ATGGCAAACAAATGGACAGTTGCGGTCGTCGGTGCCGGCGGCCGTATGGGTAAAGAAGTAGTGAAGCTTGTTTTGGGCGATGATGAACTGGAACTGGTTGCCGCTGTAGGCCGATCGGATGCGGGTGCTGATGCAGGGACGCTTGTGGGTCTTCCTGCCTGCGGCATTACGGTGACCTCCGATCTGGAGATGGCGCTGGTTGAATCGAAACCGGATGTCATGGTTGATTTTACAGCACCGCAGTTTGCCTATATCAACACGGCTCTGGCCATTAAGCACGGCGTGCGTCCGATCATGGGCACAACCGGCTTCACGCCAGAGCAAATCGAAGAGTTGGACAAGCTGTGTGTGGAGCAGAATATCGGCGGTTTGATCGCACCGAACTTCTCCATCGGAGCGATCCTGATGATGAAGTTTGCTGCTGCGGCTGCCAAATATTTGCCTCATGTTGAAATCATTGAAACTCATGGTGACCAGAAGCTTGATGCGCCTTCCGGAACATCGATCAAAACAGCAGAAATGATTGCCGCAAACCGCGAGGAGATCCGGCAGGGCAATCCGAAGGAAGAAGAGGTCATCGAGGGCGCCAGAGGCGGGTATTATAACGGCTTCCGGATTCACAGTGTTCGTCTGCCGGGTGTATTTGCCCAGCAGGAAGTTATATTTGGCGGTTACGGGCAGAGCTTGAAGATTCGACATGATTCCTATGAGCGTGCAGCTTACATGCCAGGCGTGAAGATGGCTATAGAGAAGGTAATGGGATACACCGGCTTGGTCTATGGATTTGATCATTTTATCGACTAA
- a CDS encoding anti-sigma factor family protein, whose amino-acid sequence MTCDEAQELMETVWDLPDNDLRRQRLIAHVQTCSSCAAEYEMWVESQNMVHVLEHEIPDMDAEQINRNVMDRIYRDFPWLVEETSKSRAVSRVFRKRLTLMIAGFLALFVCSFVYFAATGNQPEPVPEAVTTGIIPTGVADTAQTLNSQDDYKIPKTNSGIIDPFVVDMSPTQPEYWMILSLLGIGFAMFFLKKLNRVRR is encoded by the coding sequence ATGACTTGCGATGAAGCCCAAGAGCTGATGGAAACTGTCTGGGATTTGCCGGACAATGATCTGCGGCGACAACGGCTGATAGCACATGTTCAAACCTGCAGCTCGTGTGCAGCGGAGTACGAAATGTGGGTGGAAAGCCAGAACATGGTTCACGTTCTGGAACATGAGATCCCCGACATGGACGCTGAACAGATCAACCGCAACGTGATGGACCGCATCTATCGGGATTTCCCATGGTTGGTGGAGGAAACGTCTAAGAGTCGGGCGGTAAGCCGAGTGTTCCGCAAGCGGCTGACACTTATGATTGCCGGTTTTTTAGCTCTGTTTGTATGCAGCTTCGTTTATTTTGCAGCAACCGGCAATCAGCCGGAGCCAGTTCCGGAAGCGGTAACGACAGGGATCATTCCTACGGGGGTGGCTGATACGGCCCAAACCCTGAACTCTCAGGACGATTACAAGATTCCGAAAACCAACAGCGGCATTATTGATCCTTTTGTGGTTGATATGAGCCCGACCCAGCCAGAATATTGGATGATACTATCCCTATTGGGCATTGGATTCGCCATGTTTTTCCTGAAAAAATTAAATCGAGTCAGAAGATAA
- a CDS encoding histidine phosphatase family protein, with amino-acid sequence MQIGLVRHGLTDWNALGKIQGQTDIPLNEEGRRQARLLGERLLQEPYRWDFAVSSGLSRAEETARIISSMLNIPLMPPDDRLRERKYGQVEGLTAEERESRFGADWHLLDLGQETDLELQSRGLVFLDDMWHKHPNANILVVSHGGFLAQLYKLVCRGVLSERIGNLSLTVLERKDDDWSPLLFNCTKHLLTKQS; translated from the coding sequence ATGCAAATCGGCTTGGTTCGTCATGGTTTAACGGATTGGAATGCGTTAGGCAAAATCCAAGGTCAAACGGACATTCCACTGAATGAGGAAGGTCGTCGTCAAGCCCGTTTGCTTGGGGAACGACTACTGCAGGAGCCATACCGGTGGGACTTTGCCGTTAGCAGCGGACTTTCCCGTGCTGAAGAAACCGCCAGGATCATCTCGTCCATGCTGAACATTCCATTGATGCCGCCCGATGACCGTTTGCGCGAGCGCAAGTACGGTCAGGTGGAAGGTCTGACAGCGGAAGAACGTGAATCCCGGTTCGGTGCCGATTGGCACCTGCTCGATTTGGGACAGGAGACGGATCTGGAGCTTCAATCCAGGGGGCTTGTCTTTTTGGATGATATGTGGCATAAACACCCAAACGCTAATATTCTGGTTGTCAGCCACGGTGGTTTTTTAGCGCAGCTCTACAAGCTGGTGTGCCGCGGCGTTCTAAGCGAGCGGATCGGCAATTTGTCGCTCACCGTCCTGGAGAGAAAAGATGATGACTGGTCGCCCCTGCTGTTTAACTGTACCAAGCATCTGTTGACAAAACAGTCGTAA
- a CDS encoding nucleotide pyrophosphohydrolase, whose protein sequence is MGKSMAEMQQEVDQYISQFKEGYFSPLSMMARMSEEVGELAREVNHQFGEKPKKADEADNSIEMELGDILFITICFANSLGIDLAEAHAKVMHKFATRDADRWTKINTD, encoded by the coding sequence TTGGGAAAATCAATGGCTGAAATGCAGCAGGAAGTCGATCAATACATATCACAATTCAAGGAAGGTTATTTCAGTCCTTTATCCATGATGGCCCGGATGTCCGAAGAGGTGGGCGAGCTCGCCAGAGAGGTTAATCATCAGTTCGGGGAAAAACCGAAGAAAGCGGATGAAGCAGACAATTCCATCGAAATGGAACTTGGAGATATATTGTTTATTACGATTTGTTTTGCCAATTCCCTTGGCATTGATCTCGCGGAAGCGCACGCGAAAGTCATGCATAAATTTGCGACGCGTGATGCCGATCGTTGGACGAAAATAAACACCGATTAG
- a CDS encoding class I SAM-dependent methyltransferase, with amino-acid sequence MIKDTAFMALIQDIDQHFSGWDFSRITASGRMQSHALPWSLGSMVIPFMRDAATMLDMGTGGGEFLSSLHPLPKTVYATEGYKPNVPIARQKLEPLGVKVVYFEEDSSLPLKDHFFDLIINQHESYSAAEIQRILNDQGVFITQQSGGTDCYGINEWFGVPLNEEFAHWDLATAVQELQDHRFNVTFSREAFSPQRFYDIGALVYYLQAIPWQIPDFTVERYLEPLYQIHQEIRTKGYFEVQQHRFILIAQA; translated from the coding sequence ATGATAAAAGATACAGCGTTTATGGCCTTAATTCAAGATATCGATCAACATTTTTCAGGATGGGACTTCTCGCGAATTACAGCATCAGGCCGCATGCAGTCCCATGCCCTCCCCTGGTCTTTAGGCAGCATGGTCATTCCGTTCATGCGAGATGCCGCTACGATGCTGGATATGGGGACAGGCGGAGGAGAGTTCCTATCCTCCCTTCATCCACTGCCGAAAACGGTTTATGCCACTGAAGGGTATAAACCAAACGTACCGATTGCACGACAAAAACTTGAGCCGCTTGGCGTAAAAGTCGTCTATTTTGAAGAGGATTCCTCGCTGCCTTTGAAGGATCATTTTTTTGATCTGATCATCAATCAGCACGAGTCCTATTCCGCAGCGGAAATCCAAAGAATTCTTAACGATCAGGGCGTGTTCATAACCCAGCAATCTGGGGGAACCGACTGTTATGGAATCAACGAATGGTTTGGCGTTCCGTTAAATGAAGAGTTCGCGCATTGGGATCTGGCAACCGCTGTCCAAGAACTGCAGGATCACCGTTTCAACGTCACCTTCAGCCGGGAAGCCTTTTCACCGCAACGGTTTTATGACATCGGTGCACTGGTCTATTACCTGCAAGCGATTCCCTGGCAGATTCCCGATTTCACGGTGGAACGGTACCTTGAGCCTTTATATCAGATTCATCAGGAAATCCGGACCAAGGGCTATTTCGAGGTGCAGCAGCATCGGTTTATTTTAATAGCGCAAGCGTAA
- a CDS encoding RNA polymerase sigma factor produces the protein MTDSQLIQEIKQGNTELYSELMRRYQRKILAFVYHMLKSSHMELMAEDLCSETFYKAFRSLHSFREVDASFSTWLYTIARNTVLSELRKHRSGTLPLEESGVVPVAPLEVAPEQAILRSERVHMVREAINNLPEKQRSALILREYDQLDYQEIADILGQSVSSVKSLLFRARGSVKIQLEPYFYEPVIEDLRGMKNR, from the coding sequence ATGACGGATTCCCAACTAATCCAAGAAATTAAGCAAGGCAATACCGAACTTTATTCCGAATTAATGCGGCGTTATCAGAGAAAAATATTAGCATTTGTCTATCATATGTTAAAAAGTTCGCACATGGAGCTTATGGCTGAAGATTTATGCTCGGAAACATTTTATAAGGCATTCCGGAGTTTGCACTCATTCCGGGAAGTGGATGCATCCTTCTCGACCTGGCTCTATACCATAGCCCGCAACACCGTTCTCAGCGAACTGCGCAAGCATCGGAGCGGCACATTGCCGCTGGAGGAGAGCGGGGTCGTGCCTGTGGCTCCGCTGGAGGTTGCTCCGGAGCAGGCAATCCTACGCAGTGAACGAGTACATATGGTAAGGGAAGCAATTAATAATTTGCCGGAGAAACAGAGATCGGCGCTGATTCTGCGGGAATATGATCAACTGGATTATCAGGAAATCGCGGATATTTTAGGTCAAAGCGTCAGTTCGGTTAAGTCATTGTTGTTCAGAGCTCGCGGCAGTGTCAAAATTCAGCTCGAACCCTATTTTTATGAGCCGGTTATTGAGGATCTGAGAGGGATGAAGAACAGATGA
- a CDS encoding tetratricopeptide repeat protein, whose product MKPESYIQKAYRCILQNDFEEALRWFEQAIIANPGDAEVHYRCSITYGRSNKLEMAITHAEEAVRLQPDKPEYALHLQHIKAAELVQRARKMVENRKDVTKSELYQAVSHLKSAVAMDPLYAQAYVWLALVYSELDEHARAISTLKEVISLYPQESGLQHIMEELKQRLKSYMQDTASD is encoded by the coding sequence GTGAAACCTGAAAGTTATATACAAAAAGCATATCGATGCATACTTCAGAATGATTTCGAAGAGGCGTTACGTTGGTTTGAGCAAGCGATCATTGCGAATCCGGGAGATGCGGAAGTGCATTACCGATGCTCCATTACCTACGGCAGAAGCAACAAACTGGAGATGGCGATTACACACGCGGAAGAAGCCGTCAGGCTGCAGCCGGACAAACCGGAATATGCGCTTCACTTACAGCATATCAAGGCGGCGGAACTGGTGCAGCGTGCCAGAAAAATGGTCGAGAATCGCAAGGATGTAACCAAGTCTGAGCTCTATCAGGCCGTGTCTCATCTGAAATCAGCCGTAGCGATGGACCCTTTATACGCCCAGGCCTACGTATGGCTTGCTCTGGTCTACAGCGAACTTGATGAGCATGCGCGCGCCATTTCCACGCTAAAAGAGGTCATTTCATTGTACCCGCAGGAGAGTGGGCTTCAGCATATTATGGAGGAACTCAAACAGCGTTTGAAATCATATATGCAGGATACAGCATCGGATTGA
- the qcrB gene encoding menaquinol-cytochrome c reductase cytochrome b subunit, with protein MLKNVYNWIDERLDITPIWRDVADHEVPEHVNPAHHFSAFVYCFGGLTFFITVIQILSGMFLTMYYVPDIINAYNSVEYLQTQVAFGQIVRGMHHWGASLVIVMMFLHTMRVFFTGSYKAPREMNWVVGMLIFFVMLGLGLTGYLLPWDNKAYFATKVTLEIANSVPWLGPIIKELLQGGTIVGAETLTRFFAIHVFFLPAVLLALLVGHFIMIRRQGISGPL; from the coding sequence ATGTTGAAGAATGTCTACAACTGGATTGATGAACGTCTCGATATCACGCCGATTTGGAGAGACGTTGCAGACCACGAGGTACCGGAACACGTAAACCCGGCGCATCATTTCTCCGCGTTTGTGTACTGTTTCGGCGGCTTGACGTTTTTTATCACAGTCATCCAGATTCTGTCGGGGATGTTCCTGACGATGTATTATGTACCGGATATCATAAACGCTTACAACAGTGTTGAGTACCTGCAAACGCAGGTTGCTTTCGGACAGATTGTCCGCGGTATGCACCACTGGGGCGCAAGCTTGGTAATCGTGATGATGTTCTTGCATACGATGCGCGTGTTCTTCACCGGCTCTTACAAAGCGCCGCGTGAAATGAACTGGGTTGTTGGTATGCTCATTTTCTTTGTTATGCTCGGTCTTGGTTTGACAGGTTACCTGCTGCCATGGGATAACAAAGCTTACTTCGCTACAAAAGTTACATTGGAGATTGCGAACTCCGTACCTTGGCTTGGACCTATCATTAAAGAATTGCTGCAAGGCGGTACGATCGTAGGCGCCGAAACGTTGACGCGTTTCTTCGCGATTCACGTATTCTTCCTTCCGGCTGTCCTTCTTGCTCTACTGGTAGGACACTTTATCATGATCCGCAGACAAGGTATTTCCGGTCCACTATAA